The window CTTGATATTGCCCAGCTTCGCCTTTTTCTCGACCACCCGTTTGCCGTATTCCACCATGGCGCAGGTCATGCTCCAGGGTACCGAGGCGCTCCACGTTCCCATGCGTCCCTTTCCGCCTGCGGCGATAACCGTGCTCTCGATCTTTTTCATTATCGCGGGCCAGTCGCCCGATTCGTTTTTGAGGTCTATCCCAAAGGCTCCGGGATAGCCCAGGATCGGCGAGGGGTCGTCCTGCTCGATGAAGAAACCGCCGTATTTGGCGATCTGCCTCAGAAGGGGCTCCGTCTGCGCGTCGTTCGTGCAGTAAAAGGCGGTATTTTTGCCATACTTCTTGAGCCAGGCGGGAACCTTTTCGAGGATGAACTGCTGGGCTCCGGCGACTCCCACGTCGCTCACGGGGTCGGGAGCAGTCTCAAATGAAAACTTGACACCCAGCTCCTTGCAGGCCGCCTCCATGATAGCGCGCTTGCGCGCCTGGAGCTCATAGCTCTGATGGCGCGGGAAGGATACCATGACAAAGTTTTTCGCGCCAAGCTCCTTCGCGGTGTGGATGATCAGATATCCACGCGAGATGCTGTCGCCGACGGCGCTGAAATCCGAGATTGAGGAGATGACGTTCGGGTCCTCGTGCGGGGAGCCGGAGAGGCAGATCACATCGTTCCTCTTCTCCTTGATCCTGCGGAAGGCCTCGGTGGTGCCCGGCACCGCGTCGTTGACGACGATGACCTTTACTTTCGGGTCGTCCGCCAAGCCGACAATCTGCGAGATGGTGGTCTCCATCTCCTGCATGAAGTTATCCGGGAAGGTGACATGCTTGATCATGCCGCCCTTGGAAGCGTCGCCATACTCCCTGACGATCCTCTCCGCGCCGCGGTAGGCGTCCTCCGCCTGGGAAACGGTGGGCGTCGCGACGCCGATACGGAAGGCCGGCTCCGCAGATACCGACGCGGCGCACAGCACAGCGGCGCAGCATGATACGACAAAACAAACCAGGAACTTTCTCACAAAGTATCCCCTGCCTTAAGATTTATGATAGCGTGCCAGAAAAAACAGGTACTTACCGCACATGGCGTGCATACTATCACCGGTTCGACGGCGATGTCAAGAAAAACCAGCCTCGGCACTATGGTCCGGTCAACTTTAAATCTTACGCTCATAACTCATGATTTTTTAAACATTTTATTTTTTATCGCGGCGGAGCTGCCAGGGACGATTACTTTGCGGGGCGGCTCCTCTCTGCCGTACGCTGAGGACATGGCCACCGCTTCATCTGAACCGCCGCCGACCCGGTTGAGCGGCGGCACACGCGTAGCGGCATCTGCATCTTATATTCACTGAATGCACAAAAAAGAGGCGGAGTTTCCCGTCCGCCTCTTTCACTGAACCTACTGTTTGGTGCAGATTTTATACGTTTATTTCTTGCGTCTCGCCGCCGCGAGCGGCAGCAGCGCCAGCAGTGCTAAGACTCCCACACCTGCGGAGCAGCCGCTGCTTGAACCGCCGGAGGGTTTCGGCGCCTTTGCCTCGTTCATCGCCATCGCCACGGGGTCGATTACGCTGCCCGTAGTGTTGTCGTAGTCGAACTCTCCGTTATCCTTGACGAAGAGTATGAGCGTGTATGTCGCGGCCGGATCGATTTTGTCGGTAAAGGCGAGGTTGTTTCCATCCGCGTTTTTGAGCGTGAAGCTCTGGTCGGCGTAGCCGGCCGGCTCCGCAGTATAGCCAAACTTCGCGCCCGTCTCGTCTTTAAGTATTTTGATGAGCGTGATGTCGCTGACTATATTGTTGGCCGCCGCGCCAAGCTGCGCGCCGGTCGTCTTCATCGCGAGGGCCGCGACTTTGCCGTCGCTAATCGTCGCCGTGATAATGGGCAGAGTTACGATCGTCTTCGGAGCCACCGCCGCGTCGTCCGACATTACGGAGGCCACGGTCTTTTTTGCGATCACGGGGTCGACTGTGATATTGCCGTCAGCCGTCGCGGTGAAGAATTTTACCGGAACGTCCGCGCTCGCCGCGAGGGCTTTTGTGTTTTCCTCCGTCGCCGGCTTGATGACGGGGGTCGCCGGTTTCACATCTGCCGGTACGTCTTTGTCCTTAGTCACGGGGTTATCCTTTTCAGTTACGGCGGTCGGCGTTACGGGAGCCGGTGTCGGCACCGGGTCCGGAGCAGCCGGGTCTTCGACAGTCACGGTGCAGCCGGCGGTCGTCTTTGTGACGGAGCCGGTGGCGGAGATAACGGCGATGCCGGCCTTGTGTGCCGTCACCTTGCCTGCGTCGTCGACCGCAGCAACCGCAGTGTCACTGGATTTCCAGGTGACAGTTTCACCGACGACAGGTGTCGCCGCCTTCACGGTATCGCTCTTTCCGAGCTGAAGTTTCAAAGCAGTTGGCGTTACGGCGATAGGCGCATTCTTACATGTGACGACGAGTTCCGGCTTTGCTGTAGTCAACCGTAACATCCTGCTCTACCGCTTTCGTTAAGGTGAGGGCCGAAGGCGTTCCGAGATTCGTCCAGTTGCCCGTCAGTTTAATGGCCGTCGCCCCGCCGAGGTCCGCAAGTTTCAGCTCCGTGCCGCTGGAAAGCTCGATACGGTCCATCTCCACTATCGTCGCGCCAGAGAAGTCGGCCTGGACGTTGTCGAAGACGAGGACGGAGTCGCCGGAGACGGAGTCGGTGTAATCGGCAATATAATCGTTACTGTCGGCAGGGTTATTACTCTGTGTTCCCTGTCCGCTGATTGTGCCTTTGTACGCCTTCGTGATATTACTGAACGTGACGGTTCCGTTTTTTTCAACGGAAGCTATAGCAGATGTACTTGTCTTGCGCCTGCCGCCGACAAAGATCTTCGAATTTTCCGTAAGCGCGGAGAGGCCGCCGTCGCCCACGATATCGATATTTGAACCGCCGCGAACGACAGACTGGGTCTCACTGGTAGGGCAGTTCCATGCCATGCCGCCGCCAAAGACATATTTGATCCCGCTGCCTCCGGTTATTATGATATGCGAGTCACCGTTAATATAGCCCTTGCCGCCCTCGTGTTCAACATAATGGCCGCCAAATAATCTTGCCCTGCCACCGTTTTCCCCCATCGTTCCGCCGGAAAAGGTTATGCTGGCGTCACCGCTCACGGTTGCCGTGCCGTTGGCATAGACTTCGGCTCCGGCAAAGACAGAATCGTCGACGGCGCCTTTTAATATCCGCACCTCCGCAGACCCAACCGTAAGAGACGGAGTGCTAACATTACCTAACAGCGCTCCGGCGGCCCATATTTCGCGGACTGACCCGCCGCCGTCGATATTAACAATGGTGGCTCCCTTTACAGTACCGTAAGTCGTACCGGCCTTCCGAATCATTGGTCCTGCAAGCAAAGCTGTGCCCTTACCGGTTTTCCAATCCGCCTTGAAATTGACGGTGCTGTCTCCTTCCACAACGATAAAATCTGATGTACTATCATTATTCAACAGGCCGCCAGCCGTAGCCTTAAGATAATATACAACGTCGTTGGCGCCCAGCGTTCCGTTGATATTCAGCGTCGTATTGCCGGAAACGCTTCCGCCCTCAGGTCCGGCGGCGAGAAGCAATGATTTCTGACCACTTCCATCACCTTCATATATTTCCGACGTCTCGGCGGAATCGAAGGTCATACTGGAATCTTTAAGGTCGGAGCCTACCCCGCCAGCAATAATTTGGGTAAAACCTCCTTTGGTATAGAGTTTCGACTTGCCCCAATTTACCGTGAAGTTTGCGCTTCCGCCAGCGTTATCCTTAGCGCCGTATATCTTAAAACTCTTTGTATCCTCAGCTCCTTTAGCCCCAAGGTCACCGCTGATATTTACCGTAATTGCTCCTTCTGCATTCGGCTTATATAAATTGCCCGCTTCGATTTTCGTAAGGTCTATCGTCCCGCCATTTTCATATGAAACTTCATTTGCCGCCCACGCCGTTCCCAACATCGCGGCTGCCGCCACAAAGGCTAGCACCAGCTTACATTTTCCCTGCAACTTTATCATTCAGCACACCAGACCTTTCACCCCAAATAAAAATAATAAAAAAATAACCTCACGCAATAAGAGTATCTCCCATTTTTGTGGTTTTATAGATCACTCTCCCGTCCAATTTCCAGCCCCAGACCAACGCGCGTTCGCACAGATACAGAGGATATGAAGATCCCCTTCGCAACTCTTTATATTGCGTCTTACTCAGTTTATGAACAGGCCGACCGCCGAATAGGCGGATATGAATGAATGCGGTAATCGGCAACCGGCTGTCATAACTTTCGTCTTAGACCCTTGGCTTTTGCACTAGTCAACAAAACCTGGACAGTTGACTTGCTTAACTCTGTATAGTAGGGGGGTATCTCGTTACGTCCTACTCCTAAAACTGCCGTTTCCGCTATACGCCTCCTTATACTGTTTCGGCGTCATGTATCCCAAAGCATAGGCCGGACGCTCTTCATTGAAGAATTTTATGTATTCCTCTATCTCCCGCTCTATGTTTTCTTTGCCTGTTACATGAAAGTCTGTAAACAGCTCCGCTTTCAGCCAGCCGTTTATCGCTTCCATCGCCGCATTGTCCGTAGGAGTTCCGCTTCTGGACATGGAGTGGGCTATATGGTTCAGTTCCAAGATGTCGTTGTATTTCTTGGAGGCGTATACCGCGCCCTGGTCTGTGTGCAGTATCGTCTGCCATTCCGTTTTTTTATCTTTATTCATTATCAGTCCTTCCAGCCCGTCTATGTATGTCATTCTGTCTCCGCGCCTTGAAGACAACGCATGGCTTACTATTTCGTTGTTCCATAGGTCCATATACAGTGTCAGCTCATAGTACGTACCTTTGAAGCAGAATGCCGTCATATCGCTCGCTATGTACTGCATCGGTGAGTATACCGGCAGGCCTGCAAGAAGCAGGTTGGGGAATAATCTGTACGGATTGCCTGGTTTTTTATAACGGTAGTGTTTTGCCTTGCTCTTTATACCGGCAGCCCTGCAACATTTATAGGCGTACGGATCTGAATGGACTATTCCGGTGTCAAGGCGTATCTTCGCGTTAAGCCATCTGTATCCGTGCGACGGATATCTTTTATGATATTCCATAAAGAGCATTACGCTTCTAGCAAAATCCCTCGCTCTTTTGGACGGTTCAAACAGGCTGCGTTTCCAGTTATAGAAGCTGCTTCTGGGAATCCCCGTCACACGGCACAGGATGACTACAGGAAAATACTCGGATAGTTCCAGAATTACTTGGTATTCGAGCTGTCTAAAAGGATATATTCCTTTACCGGACCATCTCCTTTCACCTCGTAGCCTTTTTTTAATCTTGCTTCCGCTACTTTCGCTTTAATCAACTCAACAATGAGTTCTTTTTTTGTCATGGACTCATAATCTGATAGGTCAGGCTGTCTTTCGGAAGGCTTGTAAACATAACTGTCCGAACCGTTTCCGGAAGACTTGGGCGGCAGACTGTTGGAATCACGATACATCCGCATATAGTCCCTAGCCGTGTCGTCGCTGATGCCGTAGGCTTCGGCAGCCTCGTAACGTGTCATTATCCCCTCATAAACTTTTCGTCCGATTTCAAGACGCTCTTCTTTCGTGTATCGCATTACAGGCCTCCTGTGCATATAAACATGGCTCTTGTGCCACAAGATATTATTGTCATGTATAAAAGACAATTATATCTTGTCTCACTTTTACCCCCTATATGTACAGGATTAGTTTAGCAGTGCAGCTTTCCGTCGCTGTCTTTCGACAGCTGTGGCTTTTTTATAATGATTAACATTGAATGAATTTTACATCACCCCCCCCCGTGTCAACATTTATTTAGTATTTGAATGAAAAAGTATGTTAAAATCGGCTAGAATTATGGGAAATGGTTTCAGGGCAAACATATCGGCAAAAGTTGGATGGAGAAAAGAAAGATAAATTACGGTTTGGCACAGATTTTCGGCGCCCTCTCCGAGGGAGCTCCACGCGAAGCGGGGTGAGGGAGAGTTGACCTTAGGTTCTCCCGCGGCTTTTGCCGCGGGCTCTGTTTGGCGCGGTTTCCGCGCCAAACAGAGCAACACTCCCTCAGTCTCGGCGGAAAAACACCGCCGAGCCAGCTCTGATGTAACTACCAGCCGAATCGCACAAATCAGAAGGGATATAATTTGGCTCCCTGGCCGCCTCACAGAGGGCGCCTTTAAGAGCAAGGGCAAAAGATAAATCGTAATTTATCTCCTTTCCTCACACGAAGGGAATTTGTCCATCAGCGATACGTATGTCCCGCGAAGAGGGCGCGCGGACTTGACAAGGGTTTCAGAGTGTCTGACAATGTAGTCGGAATCCCAATACGAACTCTTCTGGAGGCGGCTTATATGTACAAAATCGTTTTGATAAGACATGGAGAGAGCGCGTGGAATAAAGAGAACCGCTTTACGGGGTGGCAGGACGTGCCCCTCTCGGAGAAGGGGCTTGCCGAGGCAAAGGCCGCGGGCGAGCTGCTGAAAAAAGAGGGCTACGTCTTTGACAAGGCCTATACCTCGGTGCTGCGCCGCGCGATCAAGACGCTCTGGTGCGTGCTCGAGGAGACGGACCTCATGTGGATACCGGTCGAGAAGTCGTGGCGGCTCAACGAGCGCCATTACGGCGCGCTGCAGGGGCTCAACAAGGCGGAGACGGCGGCGGAGTACGGAGACGAACAGGTTAAGATCTGGCGCCGCAGCTATGCCACACGCCCGCCGCTCCTGACAAAGGACGACGAACGCTGGCCGGGCCATGAGAGCCGCTACGCCTCGCTCTCACCGGCGGAGCTGCCGCTCGGCGAGTGTCTGGAGGATACCGTGGCGCGCGTAGTCCCCTACTGGCGGGAGGTCATCGCCCCCGAGGTCAGGGCGGGCAGGCGACTGATAATCGCGGCGCACGGCAACAGTCTACGCGCGCTGGTGAAGTATCTCGACGACGTATCGGAGAAGGACATCCTGGAGCTGAACATCCCCACTGGCGTACCGCTCGTCTACGAGCTTGACGAAGAGCTCAAGCCGATCAGGCACTATTACCTCGGCGACGCGGAGGCGATCGCCGCCGCGCAGGCCGCCGTGGCAAAGCAGGGCTCGGCGAAAAAATAACGGCACGGACTGATATCGATCTATACGGGCAGGGCGGAGCCTATACGGCTCCGCCCCTCGTGTTGTTACGCGTCGACGGCATAGCCGCCATTTTTACTCAAAACCGTCTGCCGTTATTTTTTTCGTTTCCAGGCGGCGAGCGGCACTAAAGCTATCAGCGCGAGCAGCGCAAAACCGGCGGAACAACCGCCGCCGGAATCTCCGCTCCTCGTCCGGCTGGCGTTGCAGACATTCAGCAGGCCATATTTTGAATAGCCCTTACGCAGCACGTTTTCCGCGCCACTCATCAGCATCATTTTTATCTCGTTCGCAGATTTATCGGGATAGACGGCGCAAAGCAGCGCCGCCGCGCCCGCCACCATCGGCGTCGCCATCGAGGTGCCGCTCCAGCTGTCGTATCCGGTTCTGTTATATTCCCTGCTGCCGGCGTAGCTGTACATGGGGGTCGTGCTCATTATATTGTCGCCGGGGGCCATGATATCCACCCATTTGCCGCTGGAGCTGTAATTGGAACCAGAAGTTATCCCCAATCCGTCATGTTCGTTCGAAGCACCGACTGTTATCGTATTTTCAAACCGGAAGCAGGCGGGATAAGGCCGCATTCCCTCGTAATCGGAATTTATGGGGTTATCTATGTCCTGATCTTCGTTCCCCGCCGCCATACAGACGATTATCCCGGCGTCGCTTACCAGTTTTATCGACTGCGCGTACGGATTAGTATCCTGGTCCACAATTTCCTTCCAGCTGCCTATAGACATATTCGCGACACGGATATTGAGGCCGTAAATCCTTTTAAGCGTCACTATATAGTTGAGCGCCCCAATGGTATCGGCAACAATAGCAGCCGTGGCAAAAGATTTTTTGTTATCTTTATCGCATAGCTCCCCCACGGTGAAAACTCCCACCGGCAGTATTTTCACCCTCCAGTTGACGCCCGTTACGCCTATTTCGTTGTTTCCCACCGCGCCGATGATCCCGGATACATGCGTGCCGTGACCGCCAACGTCGCCGACCGTCGCATAATCAACCTCGCGCGGGTCTTCGATCGTGACGTCGCAAGAGGGCGTTCCGCTTCTGACAACCTCAGTGACGCTCCCGTTGCTGTGAAACATTT is drawn from Cloacibacillus porcorum and contains these coding sequences:
- the gpmA gene encoding 2,3-diphosphoglycerate-dependent phosphoglycerate mutase gives rise to the protein MYKIVLIRHGESAWNKENRFTGWQDVPLSEKGLAEAKAAGELLKKEGYVFDKAYTSVLRRAIKTLWCVLEETDLMWIPVEKSWRLNERHYGALQGLNKAETAAEYGDEQVKIWRRSYATRPPLLTKDDERWPGHESRYASLSPAELPLGECLEDTVARVVPYWREVIAPEVRAGRRLIIAAHGNSLRALVKYLDDVSEKDILELNIPTGVPLVYELDEELKPIRHYYLGDAEAIAAAQAAVAKQGSAKK
- a CDS encoding S8 family serine peptidase, translating into MRNNLRTLFLSIIILLFCSVAYGADYVENEVIVLTRDSNMTGSALSAAAREGSAAKAAALAKSVGAVSRRSYPALTAGSGRSIVLLSSQTKTADELILSLKGNPDVIGVTKNYRMKAHGKTPDDALWNRQWGPKRIKVPEVWENASVGSEEVYVAVLDTGAAYDHPDLAANISGILPDGTYGKMFHSNGSVTEVVRSGTPSCDVTIEDPREVDYATVGDVGGHGTHVSGIIGAVGNNEIGVTGVNWRVKILPVGVFTVGELCDKDNKKSFATAAIVADTIGALNYIVTLKRIYGLNIRVANMSIGSWKEIVDQDTNPYAQSIKLVSDAGIIVCMAAGNEDQDIDNPINSDYEGMRPYPACFRFENTITVGASNEHDGLGITSGSNYSSSGKWVDIMAPGDNIMSTTPMYSYAGSREYNRTGYDSWSGTSMATPMVAGAAALLCAVYPDKSANEIKMMLMSGAENVLRKGYSKYGLLNVCNASRTRSGDSGGGCSAGFALLALIALVPLAAWKRKK
- a CDS encoding IS3 family transposase; translation: MKKRLRGERRWSGKGIYPFRQLEYQVILELSEYFPVVILCRVTGIPRSSFYNWKRSLFEPSKRARDFARSVMLFMEYHKRYPSHGYRWLNAKIRLDTGIVHSDPYAYKCCRAAGIKSKAKHYRYKKPGNPYRLFPNLLLAGLPVYSPMQYIASDMTAFCFKGTYYELTLYMDLWNNEIVSHALSSRRGDRMTYIDGLEGLIMNKDKKTEWQTILHTDQGAVYASKKYNDILELNHIAHSMSRSGTPTDNAAMEAINGWLKAELFTDFHVTGKENIEREIEEYIKFFNEERPAYALGYMTPKQYKEAYSGNGSFRSRT
- a CDS encoding DUF3798 domain-containing protein; translated protein: MRKFLVCFVVSCCAAVLCAASVSAEPAFRIGVATPTVSQAEDAYRGAERIVREYGDASKGGMIKHVTFPDNFMQEMETTISQIVGLADDPKVKVIVVNDAVPGTTEAFRRIKEKRNDVICLSGSPHEDPNVISSISDFSAVGDSISRGYLIIHTAKELGAKNFVMVSFPRHQSYELQARKRAIMEAACKELGVKFSFETAPDPVSDVGVAGAQQFILEKVPAWLKKYGKNTAFYCTNDAQTEPLLRQIAKYGGFFIEQDDPSPILGYPGAFGIDLKNESGDWPAIMKKIESTVIAAGGKGRMGTWSASVPWSMTCAMVEYGKRVVEKKAKLGNIKDFTLCFEKYTPGIGWHGKRYLDLANGTRNKKYIMLYQDTYIFGRGYMHTTDVKIPEKYERIKGTQIGK
- a CDS encoding Ig-like domain-containing protein gives rise to the protein MTTAKPELVVTCKNAPIAVTPTALKLQLGKSDTVKAATPVVGETVTWKSSDTAVAAVDDAGKVTAHKAGIAVISATGSVTKTTAGCTVTVEDPAAPDPVPTPAPVTPTAVTEKDNPVTKDKDVPADVKPATPVIKPATEENTKALAASADVPVKFFTATADGNITVDPVIAKKTVASVMSDDAAVAPKTIVTLPIITATISDGKVAALAMKTTGAQLGAAANNIVSDITLIKILKDETGAKFGYTAEPAGYADQSFTLKNADGNNLAFTDKIDPAATYTLILFVKDNGEFDYDNTTGSVIDPVAMAMNEAKAPKPSGGSSSGCSAGVGVLALLALLPLAAARRKK
- a CDS encoding helix-turn-helix domain-containing protein, with translation MRYTKEERLEIGRKVYEGIMTRYEAAEAYGISDDTARDYMRMYRDSNSLPPKSSGNGSDSYVYKPSERQPDLSDYESMTKKELIVELIKAKVAEARLKKGYEVKGDGPVKEYILLDSSNTK